The following proteins are co-located in the Tenrec ecaudatus isolate mTenEca1 chromosome 11, mTenEca1.hap1, whole genome shotgun sequence genome:
- the SLITRK6 gene encoding SLIT and NTRK-like protein 6, which produces MKPWIQLIYSAFFACMSSQTPAPVPSARGSCDSVCTCEDKDGTMVINCEEKGIQQVSQVRVPPSRPFHLSFLNNDVTTLHKNDFAGLTNALSIHLGFNNIADIEIGAFNGLGLLKQLHINHNSLEILKEDTFRGLENLEFLQADNNFITVIEPSAFSKLNRLKVLILNDNAIESLPSNIFRFVPLTHLDLRGNQLQTLPYVGLLEHIGRILDLQLEDNKWACNCDLLQLKIWLENMPPQSIIGDVVCNSPPVLKGSVLSRLKKESMCTTPPVYEEQEDPSGSLQLAVTSPGKDSRISTKTTLLFKAPTKAPALALPYVTKPSTLPPGPYCPIPCVCKVLSPPGLLIHCQEHNIESLSDLKPPPQNPRKLILAGNIIHTVMKSDLVEYFNLEMLHLGNNRIEILEEGSFMNLTRLQKLYLNGNHLTKLNRGMFLGLYSLEYLYLEYNAIKEILPGTFNPMLKLKVLYLNNNLLQVLPPHIFSGIPLTRINLKANQLSHLPVSHILDDLDFLTQIELEDNPWDCSCDLVGLQQWVQKMSKNTITDDIVCTSPGRLDKKELKALNSELLCPGLANNPALPSQPSYIIVTTPTTATHAGDTILRSLTDAVPLSVLILGLLMVFITIVFCAAGFVVLVLHRRRKCKKKPVNEQTRDSSPVHLQYSMYGHKTTHHMTERPSASLYEQHMVSPVVHVYRSSSFGPKHLEEEEERNEKEGSDAKHLQRSLLERDKHAQLMESKMKYKTTDQSPDFLSLQDASSLYRNILEKERELQQLGITEYLRKNITQLQPETEAHYPGAHEKLKLMETLMYSGPRKVLVEQTKNEYFELKANLHAEPDYLEVLEQQT; this is translated from the coding sequence ATGAAGCCGTGGATCCAGCTCATATATTCAGCATTCTTCGCATGTATGTCTTCACAGACCCCAGCTCCAGTGCCCTCGGCCAGAGGTTCTTGTGACTCTGTTTGCACCTGTGAGGACAAGGATGGTACCATGGTCATCAATTGTGAAGAAAAAGGAATACAGCAGGTATCCCAAGTCAGGGTGCCGCCGTCACGACCTTTCCACCTGAGTTTTTTAAATAATGACGTGACAACGCTTCACAAAAATGACTTTGCTGGGCTTACCAATGCTCTTTCCATACACCTTGGATTTAACAACATCGCAGATATTGAGATTGGTGCGTTTAACGGCCTTGGCCTTCTTAAGCAACTTCATATCAACCACAACTCTTTAGAAATTCTTAAGGAGGACACCTTCCGTGGACTGGAAAACCTGGAATTTCTGCAAGCAGACAACAATTTCATTACAGTGATCGAACCAAGTGCCTTTAGCAAACTCAACAGACTGAAAGTGTTGATTTTAAATGACAATGCTATTGAGAGTCTCCCTTCAAACATTTTCAGATTCGTTCCCTTGACTCATCTAGATCTTCGTGGCAATCAGTTGCAGACATTGCCTTATGTTGGGCTTCTAGAACACATTGGCCGGATATTGGATCTCCAATTGGAGGACAATAAATGGGCATGCAATTGTGACTTACTTCAGCTAAAGATTTGGCTGGAAAACATGCCTCCTCAATCGATCATTGGTGACGTCGTGTGCAACAGCCCTCCCGTCCTCAAAGGAAGCGTTCTCAGCCGACTGAAAAAGGAATCTATGTGCACTACTCCACCAGTTTATGAAGAACAGGAAGATCCTTCGGGATCACTGCAGTTGGCAGTAACATCTCCAGGAAAAGACAGCCGCATTTCAACCAAGACCACGCTTCTGTTCAAAGCACCCACCAAGGCACCAGCTTTGGCGCTCCCTTATGTTACAAAACCCTCCACCCTACCTCCAGGACCCTACTGTCCTATCCCTTGCGTCTGTAAAGTATTATCCCCACCGGGACTTCTAATACATTGTCAAGAGCACAATATTGAAAGTTTATCAGATCTAAAACCTCCTCCACAGAACCCGAGAAAGCTTATTCTCGCAGGAAATATCATACACACGGTAATGAAATCTGATCTAGTGGAGTATTTCAACTTGGAAATGCTTCACTTGGGAAACAACCGTATTGAAATTCTCGAAGAAGGGTCATTTATGAATCTCACCAGGCTGCAAAAACTCTATTTAAATGGTAATCATCTAACTAAATTAAATAGAGGCATGTTCCTTGGGCTCTACAGTCTGGAGTATTTGTACCTTGAATACAATGCTATTAAGGAAATCCTGCCTGGAACCTTTAACCCAATGCTTAAACTTAAAGTTCTTTATTTAAATAACAACCTCTTACAGGTGTTACCACCGCATATCTTTTCCGGCATTCCCCTAACAAGGATCAATCTTAAAGCAAACCAGTTGTCTCATTTACCTGTAAGCCACATCTTGGATGACCTTGATTTCCTAACCCAGATTGAACTTGAGGACAACCCCTGGGACTGCTCCTGCGACTTGGTTGGGTTGCAGCAATGGGTGCAGAAAATGAGCAAAAACACAATCACCGATGACATCGTCTGTACATCCCCAGGGCGTCTCGACAAAAAAGAGCTAAAAGCGCTAAACAGTGAGCTTCTTTGCCCAGGTTTAGCAAATAACCCGGCCCTCCCGAGTCAGCCAAGTTACATCATTGTCACTACGCCCACAACAGCGACACACGCGGGCGATACCATTTTAAGGTCTCTCACAGATGCTGTGCCGCTGTCTGTTTTGATATTAGGCCTGCTGATGGTGTTCATAACGATTGTGTTCTGTGCTGCAGGCTTTGTTGTTCTGGTGCTCCACCGCAGGAGGAAATGCAAAAAGAAACCAGTGAATGAGCAAACGAGAGACAGCAGTCCTGTGCATCTCCAATACAGCATGTACGGGCACAAAACAACGCATCACATGACGGAGAGGCCCAGTGCGTCTCTCTATGAGCAGCACATGGTAAGCCCGGTGGTTCACGTCTACAGAAGTTCATCCTTTGGTCCAAAGCAtttggaagaggaagaagaaaggaacgAAAAGGAGGGAAGTGACGCAAAGCATCTCCAACGAAGTCTTTTGGAACGCGACAAACACGCACAGCTGATGGAGTCAAAGATGAAATATAAAACCACAGACCAATCACCGGACTTTTTGTCCTTGCAGGATGCCAGTTCCTTGTACAGGAACAttttagagaaagaaagagagcttCAACAGCTGGGAATCACAGAGTACTTACGGAAAAATATTACTCAGCTGCAGCCTGAGACGGAGGCACATTACCCAGGAGCCCATGAAAAGTTAAAATTAATGGAGACACTGATGTACTCTGGGCCCAGGAAGGTATTAGTGGAACAGACGAAAAATGAGTATTTTGAGCTCAAAGCTAACTTACATGCTGAACCTGACTATTTAGAAGTCCTGGAGCAGCAGACATAG